TTCCGGAATCTTCTCTTCGGCTACGTCTCCAACTACGTCATCCACCGGGTCAAGAGTCCGGTTCTGATTCTCTAGGTTGTAAGCGCTTTAGAGACGAATATGTCGGCAACGCCGGTTTGACCCTGTGCCGAAAAACCAGTATAATAAACGGTGTTTTAACAGGACCCTCTTACATCCATGGCTATAAAAGGGAATAAACCTTGAAAACTCCGTTTTTCGATCTGGAAAAACAGTACCTTTTTGCACATATCACCACCGAGAAAGCTCCCCTGGGGATCATATGGCGCGATTCGACAGGGAATATCGTCAGGGCCAACCTTGAGATCGCCCGGCTTCTCCAATATTCCCAGGACGAACTTGTCGGCATGAACATCACCGATATAGATGCCGAGTATGACGCCAAAATGGTTCAGGAGTCATGGCTTGAACTCCGTGAAAAGGGTGTGCGAATTTTCGAATCCACCCATAAGAGAAAAGACGGCACCCTTTTCCCGTCCGCCGTCATGACGGTCATATTTACTTTTGATGAAAAGCAATATTCCTGCACTTTTATTCAGGACATTACGGAAAGGAAGGAAGCGGAGCAGAAACTTCGGGTCGTTCTCACAGAGCTGGAAGAGGCTAAACAACAGCTCACCCGGGAAAATTTCTATTTGAAGGAAGAGATTGACCAGTCGTCCAAGCTGCGGGAAATCATCGGCAACAGCAGTGCCCTCAAAGAGGTGCTGCTGAGAATAAAACAAGTGGCGAAAACGAAAGCGACTGTTCTCATCCTTGGAGAAACCGGCACGGGAAAAGAGTTGTTTGCCAGAGACATACACGAGGCAAGCGGCAGGCGAACCAAACCGATGATCAAGATCAACTGCGCGACCCTGCCGGCAAACCTCATCGAAAGCGAACTCTTTGGCCACGAAAAAGGGGCTTTCACCGGTGCCATCTCTGGCAAGGCGGGAAAATTCGAGCTTGCGGACAAGGGGACTCTTTTCCTGGACGAAATAGGTGAAATGCCGCTGGAGCTGCAGGCAAAGCTGTTGCGGGTTTTACAGGAAGGAGAGTTTGAACGGCTTGGCAGCGAGCAGACCAAACGAGTCGATGTCCGCATTATCGCCGCCACTAACCGCGACCTGAAAAGGTCGGTTGAAAGTGGTGTATTTCGAGAAGATCTCTACTATCGCCTCAATGTTTTTCCCATTCTCTGTCCTCCTCTCCGGCACCGCAAGGAGGATATCCCTCTGCTGACTCAGCACTTCGTCGGAAAATTTGCTGCTGAAATCGGCCGGAAAATCGACCACATACCGAAAGAGGAAATAGAAAAGCTTATTAACCATCATTGGCCTGGCAACCTGAGGGAGCTTCAGAACATCGTCGAACGCTCCGTCATCACCAGCGTGGACGGGGTATTCAAATTGGAATCCTGGTTCAACCCGGCCTTTGAACAAACAGCAGCCCTTCCCGGGTCCATCATCTCCCTGGAGGAGAACGAACGCTCTCATATCCTTCGGGCACTTGAAGCCACCAACTGGAGAGTCAGCGGGGAAAAAGGTGCGGCGCAAATTCTCCGGATAAATGCACAAACCCTAACCTCAAGGATGAAAAAACTGGGTATCCAGCGAAAAGGAGGCCAAAAGATAGCCCTATAGTTGAAGAAATTTTCCACCCCCTCTCGTCATTTCTGAAATATAAAGATTTATTTTATGAAATTTCAGACTTTTTTTATATTTCATAAAAAGCCAACCGTCTTCGAGGATGCGAAAAGTCTCGCAAAGAGCGCCATCACAAGCAAAACGCCTCATGGCATCCGCCTTGCAATCATATTTTATAACTTTGTTTTACTTTATAACCCGGCAATGCACCCGAGAGCCTTCCCGGGGCCTTGCCCCGAAAGTAGTATTTCAGTACCGTATTGAATACTTTTCCGGCTTCTAGCGGCAGGAATTTGTGCGCTCGATTTCCGGAAAAGTTGCTCGCGTGGTCGTCGTAACGATGTTATACTCACAAATAAACCGGTTGACTAATGCGTATTTATATGATAGTCATAAAGCACTGAAATGTAAAAGATTTTCTTATCACTGGTTTTAATAACAGTGTTTTCCATGAGGAGTGTTGACGCAAAAAGAGAGTCCGCCGAATGCGTGAGAGCGGCAGGGAAAGGAAAACAAACGGCGAGACAAACTTAATCCGGCAAGACCAAAGGAGGTGGATATCTTTACCATCGCAACAAGAGGGAAAAGCCCAGAAAAAACGTAATGGATTGTCTGAAAGCAGTGTTCTTTCCGCACGTAAAATCAAAACGGAGGTCACCATGAGAAAAATCGTCGCCTTTTTCGCCGTTCCATTCCTCTTGCTCGCCTTTTTCCCAGGCCTGAGTTTAGCCCAGAAGGCTGAATTCACATTCAAGGTCCATCACTTCCTGCCGGCGGGCTCCAATGCCCAGACGAAGCTGATCCAGCCCTGGGCCGACAGGATAACGGCGGAGTCCGGCGGCCGGATTGCCGTGGAGATCTATCCCTCCATGCAGCTGGGCGGTAAGCCGCCTCAACTCTACGATCAGGTCCGGGACGGGGTTGTCGACGTGGTCTGGACTCTGCCCGGCTATACCCCTGGCCGGTTCCCGATCTCCGAAATCTTCGAACTCCCCTTTATGGCAGCCTCGGCTGAAGCGACCACCCAGGCACTGCAGGAGTTTTCCCAGACCTATCTGAAAGAGGAATTCCGCCATGTGCATCCCCTCCTCTTTCATGTTCATGCCCCGGGCCTCTTTCACATGGTTTCCAATCAGGTCAAAACCATGGAGGACCTGAAAGGGTTGAAAGTCCGGGGTCCGACCCCTTCCGCCACGCAGTCTTTGAAGGCACTCGGCGCCACCCCCGTGGGGATGCCGGTTCCGGAAGTTCCCCAGGCCCTGGCAACCCAGGTCATCGACGGCGCCCTCATCCCCTGGGAAGTGGGCAAGGCCCTGCGGATTCATGAGTTGACCAAGTATCATAGCGAGGCCGGCGGCGACCGGGGAGTCTATACCGCGGTATTCCTCTTCGCCATGAACCGCAATACCTACGACAGTCTCCCCGAGGACCTGAAAAAAATTGTCGACAAGAACTCGGGGATGAACATCGCCCAGGAGATCGGACAAGCTTTCGATCACGCCGAAATCGAAGGACGGGAACTCGCGAAACAAAAAGGCAACGTGTTCTACACGCTGCCTCCCGAAGAGGTGAAGCGGTGGAAGGAGGCTACCAGACCGGTTGTCGACGCATGGCTCGAAAGCATACAGAAGAAGGGGCAGAACGGCAAGGAACTCCTTGAAACCGCAGAGAATCTCATCAACAAATACAGCAACCCGACGACTAAATAAATAGGTGCCAATCGATGGAAAACGGGATGATTCAACAGGTCTGTGACAGAGAAACCGATCGCCCGGAACAGCGGGTGAAAGAGCGAACCACTGCCAAGCCCACGGGGAAAGGGTCTCCCCTTCAGGAGGTTTATGTCAATACTTCTTCCCTGCGGGTGGACGCTGTACTCAGGCGAGTGTGTCGCATCTTTGCAGCCACCGGAGGGATCATCCTGACGGCTCTGACCCTGGTCACCGTGGGGACCGTTCTTGGTCGAGCCATCTTTAATACACCTATCCCGGGCGACTTCGAATTGGTCGAACTGGGAGGCGCGATCGCCGTCAGCTTCTTTCTTCCCTATTGCCAGATCCATGAAGGGAACGTCATTGTAGACATTGTTACCGCCAAGGCTCCCCAGGGGGTGAAACGCCTCCTGGGGGCCCTTGGGGATCTGCTTCTTCTGGTCATATCCGCCCTGATTTCCTGGAGGCTCATCCATGGGTGCCTCCAGTACAAAGATTATGGAGATGTCTCGATGATTCTTCAGATTCCGACATGGTGGGCCATACCGCCGATAATCGCTGCCTTCATTCTCCTGACCATAACCTGCGCCTCCACCATGGTGACGAACCTCCTTGCGATTGGCGGGTCGGAGGACGCAAAATGAGTAATTTCGCCTTTAGTTTCGTCATGCTGGGAGGGATGCTGGGCTTAATGGCATTGCGCATCCCCATCGCCGTGGCCATGCTGGCCACGGGGATGACCGGCTACATCATAGTCAGCGGCTGGGTCCCATTGATAAGCCATCTGCAGACCGCCCCTTTTGCCACCTTCTCCACCTACTCCCTCTCGGTGATCCCGCTCTTTCTGCTGATGGGAGAGTTTGCCACCAATGCCGGGATGAGCAAAGCGCTCTTCCGCGCGGCAAATACCTGGCTCGGCCACCGCCGGGGCGGCA
The Desulfuromonas sp. TF genome window above contains:
- a CDS encoding sigma-54-dependent Fis family transcriptional regulator, which translates into the protein MKTPFFDLEKQYLFAHITTEKAPLGIIWRDSTGNIVRANLEIARLLQYSQDELVGMNITDIDAEYDAKMVQESWLELREKGVRIFESTHKRKDGTLFPSAVMTVIFTFDEKQYSCTFIQDITERKEAEQKLRVVLTELEEAKQQLTRENFYLKEEIDQSSKLREIIGNSSALKEVLLRIKQVAKTKATVLILGETGTGKELFARDIHEASGRRTKPMIKINCATLPANLIESELFGHEKGAFTGAISGKAGKFELADKGTLFLDEIGEMPLELQAKLLRVLQEGEFERLGSEQTKRVDVRIIAATNRDLKRSVESGVFREDLYYRLNVFPILCPPLRHRKEDIPLLTQHFVGKFAAEIGRKIDHIPKEEIEKLINHHWPGNLRELQNIVERSVITSVDGVFKLESWFNPAFEQTAALPGSIISLEENERSHILRALEATNWRVSGEKGAAQILRINAQTLTSRMKKLGIQRKGGQKIAL
- a CDS encoding TRAP transporter substrate-binding protein, producing the protein MRKIVAFFAVPFLLLAFFPGLSLAQKAEFTFKVHHFLPAGSNAQTKLIQPWADRITAESGGRIAVEIYPSMQLGGKPPQLYDQVRDGVVDVVWTLPGYTPGRFPISEIFELPFMAASAEATTQALQEFSQTYLKEEFRHVHPLLFHVHAPGLFHMVSNQVKTMEDLKGLKVRGPTPSATQSLKALGATPVGMPVPEVPQALATQVIDGALIPWEVGKALRIHELTKYHSEAGGDRGVYTAVFLFAMNRNTYDSLPEDLKKIVDKNSGMNIAQEIGQAFDHAEIEGRELAKQKGNVFYTLPPEEVKRWKEATRPVVDAWLESIQKKGQNGKELLETAENLINKYSNPTTK
- a CDS encoding TRAP transporter small permease, with the translated sequence MIQQVCDRETDRPEQRVKERTTAKPTGKGSPLQEVYVNTSSLRVDAVLRRVCRIFAATGGIILTALTLVTVGTVLGRAIFNTPIPGDFELVELGGAIAVSFFLPYCQIHEGNVIVDIVTAKAPQGVKRLLGALGDLLLLVISALISWRLIHGCLQYKDYGDVSMILQIPTWWAIPPIIAAFILLTITCASTMVTNLLAIGGSEDAK